The Pantoea vagans genome includes a window with the following:
- a CDS encoding SDR family oxidoreductase, which produces MALGKQKVAVVTGADSGIGRSCAVMLAEAGYTLGITWRSDEEGAQETARLVESKGQVAQVRQLDLSDPQEGGKQLTQLINSLGRIDVLVNNAGVMLKADFLDVTFEDWRKTFNVDVDGSFICGQIAARHMVDQGDGGRIINITSVHEHTPLPDATAYTAAKHALGGLTKSMALSLLPHHILVNAVAPGAIATAMNNLTDDQARSTRMPEIPIGRPGDTREVASLVAWLCSEWATYTTGQSFIVDGGFMLANPQFKGYHH; this is translated from the coding sequence ATGGCATTAGGCAAACAGAAAGTGGCGGTGGTCACCGGTGCGGATTCAGGAATTGGCCGCAGCTGCGCTGTGATGCTGGCTGAAGCGGGTTATACCCTCGGCATTACCTGGCGCTCAGATGAAGAGGGCGCGCAGGAAACGGCACGGCTGGTCGAGAGCAAAGGGCAGGTGGCGCAGGTAAGGCAACTGGATCTCTCCGATCCCCAAGAAGGCGGCAAGCAACTGACGCAGTTGATCAATTCATTGGGCCGTATTGATGTGCTGGTCAATAACGCGGGCGTGATGCTTAAAGCGGATTTCCTCGACGTCACCTTTGAAGACTGGCGTAAAACCTTCAATGTTGATGTCGATGGCTCTTTTATCTGTGGGCAAATTGCAGCGCGACATATGGTTGATCAAGGGGATGGCGGGCGCATCATCAACATCACCTCGGTGCATGAACACACCCCGCTGCCCGATGCGACAGCCTACACCGCAGCGAAACATGCGTTGGGCGGATTGACCAAATCGATGGCGCTCAGCTTGTTGCCACACCACATTCTGGTGAATGCCGTGGCGCCAGGCGCGATTGCAACGGCGATGAACAACTTGACTGACGATCAGGCTCGCAGCACGCGCATGCCGGAAATTCCGATTGGGCGTCCCGGCGATACGCGTGAAGTGGCGAGTTTAGTGGCGTGGCTCTGTTCCGAGTGGGCCACCTACACTACCGGTCAATCCTTTATCGTTGACGGCGGATTTATGCTGGCCAATCCGCAGTTTAAGGGCTATCACCATTAG
- a CDS encoding glycoside hydrolase family 15 protein, whose protein sequence is MSTIKRKIDDHGVIGDLRTCALIANDGTIDYLCWPELDSPSVFAALLDGDEAGLFSLAPDWKNARQQQLYLPDTNILQTRWLGDAGVAEITDYMPICDQPNKVPRLVRRVKMVRGSANFHLLCAPRHDYARADTHTELRPGGIAFLAEGQPALRLSATVVMTRENHSAVATFTLKAGESAEFVFGSDEDPFVAEIATEQCFSETLNYWRHWSSHSTYRGRWQERVTRSALALKLLTSKQHGSIAAAATFGLPEELGGERNWDYRASWIRDASFSMYALMRLGYVEEARDFTHWVGRCVEHSHDDTPHLQVMYRLDSGTELHETELLNLSGYANSRPVRIGNDAWRQTQLDIYGELMDAVYLANKYGEAISQRGWRHVSDMIDYVCANWNQPDAGIWEMRGEPEHFLHSRLMCWVALDRALRLGLKRSLPMPYERWDRVRSEIRDDIWQNFWNPELGHFTATRGGKFLDASMLLMPLVRFVSSTDPDWIATLDAIKTHLVSDGLVRRYNISETPADALTGGEGSFAACSFWYVECLARAGRVHEAHFEFEKLLSYANPLGLYAEEFTTHGEALGNMPQALSHLALISAAFFLNRKLSNEVTLWQP, encoded by the coding sequence ATGAGCACCATTAAACGCAAAATTGATGACCACGGTGTCATCGGCGACTTACGCACCTGTGCACTCATCGCCAATGACGGCACCATCGATTATCTCTGTTGGCCCGAGCTCGATAGCCCTTCAGTGTTTGCCGCCCTGCTCGATGGCGACGAAGCGGGATTGTTCTCGCTGGCACCTGACTGGAAAAATGCCCGCCAGCAGCAGCTTTACCTGCCGGACACTAACATCCTGCAAACCCGGTGGCTGGGCGATGCAGGCGTGGCGGAAATCACCGATTACATGCCCATCTGCGATCAACCCAATAAAGTGCCACGTCTGGTTCGTCGGGTAAAAATGGTGCGCGGATCGGCCAACTTTCATCTGCTGTGCGCACCGCGCCATGATTATGCCCGTGCCGACACCCACACCGAATTACGCCCCGGCGGCATCGCGTTTCTCGCGGAAGGTCAGCCCGCCTTGCGTCTTAGCGCGACGGTAGTGATGACGCGAGAAAATCACAGTGCAGTGGCGACCTTTACCCTGAAAGCGGGAGAGTCTGCCGAGTTCGTGTTTGGCAGTGATGAAGATCCGTTCGTTGCGGAAATCGCCACCGAACAATGCTTCAGTGAGACCCTGAACTACTGGCGTCACTGGAGCAGCCACAGCACCTATCGCGGTCGCTGGCAGGAAAGGGTGACACGCTCTGCTCTCGCGTTAAAACTCCTGACCTCAAAACAGCACGGTTCTATCGCCGCTGCCGCCACCTTTGGTTTGCCGGAGGAGTTGGGCGGCGAGCGCAACTGGGATTATCGCGCCTCGTGGATCCGCGATGCCTCCTTCAGCATGTACGCGCTGATGCGGTTGGGTTATGTGGAAGAAGCGCGAGACTTTACCCATTGGGTCGGACGCTGTGTGGAGCACAGCCATGACGATACACCTCATTTACAAGTGATGTATCGCCTGGACAGCGGGACGGAACTGCACGAAACCGAACTGCTCAATCTCTCTGGATACGCCAATTCGCGTCCGGTACGCATCGGTAATGATGCGTGGCGACAAACCCAACTCGATATTTACGGCGAACTGATGGACGCGGTATATCTGGCGAACAAATACGGTGAGGCGATTTCACAACGCGGCTGGCGGCATGTCTCCGACATGATCGATTATGTCTGCGCGAACTGGAATCAGCCCGATGCTGGTATTTGGGAGATGCGCGGCGAGCCGGAACACTTCCTGCATTCGCGTTTAATGTGTTGGGTCGCGCTGGATCGCGCACTGCGCCTCGGGCTGAAGCGCTCACTGCCGATGCCGTATGAGCGTTGGGATCGGGTGCGCAGCGAGATCCGCGACGATATCTGGCAAAACTTCTGGAATCCCGAACTCGGACACTTCACCGCCACCCGTGGGGGAAAATTCCTCGATGCATCAATGCTGTTGATGCCACTGGTGCGTTTTGTCAGCTCCACCGATCCCGACTGGATCGCCACGCTGGATGCGATTAAAACCCATTTGGTGAGCGACGGTTTAGTGCGGCGCTATAACATTAGTGAGACGCCTGCCGATGCTTTAACCGGGGGTGAAGGCTCTTTTGCTGCCTGTTCGTTTTGGTATGTCGAGTGTCTGGCGCGTGCCGGGCGGGTACATGAGGCGCATTTTGAGTTCGAAAAGCTGCTGAGTTATGCCAATCCGTTGGGGCTTTATGCGGAGGAATTCACCACGCACGGGGAAGCACTGGGTAATATGCCGCAGGCATTGTCACATCTGGCATTGATCAGTGCCGCTTTTTTCCTCAACCGTAAATTGAGCAATGAAGTGACGCTGTGGCAGCCTTAA
- a CDS encoding L,D-transpeptidase family protein: protein MKKSIRAFASLALVLAAFSQSAFAVVYPLPAANSRLIGENLEITVPDDSRLPLEAFAAQYQMGLSNMLEANPGVDVYLPKAGTKMVIPQQLILPDAPREGIVINSAEMRLYYYPKGTKTVVVLPIGIGELGKDTPVNWTTSVQRKKAGPTWTPTKAMHAEYAARGESIPAVFPAGPDNPMGLYALYIGRLYAVHGTNANFGIGLRVSHGCVRLRADDIKWLFDNVPVGTRVQFIDQPVKATVEPDGSRYVEVHNPLSTTEEQFNSREVVPITLTAAVTKVIADASTNQDAVNNAIQARNGMPTKINGPQGEVMPAPVPVQESSDAQPKEEPMTPQGASAVAPQTDAAPAAQPATGNSL from the coding sequence ATGAAAAAGAGCATTCGCGCGTTCGCTTCACTCGCCCTGGTACTGGCGGCGTTCAGCCAGTCGGCATTTGCAGTAGTCTATCCGCTGCCAGCGGCTAACAGCCGTTTGATCGGCGAAAACCTTGAAATCACCGTGCCTGATGACAGCCGTCTTCCGCTGGAAGCCTTTGCTGCACAGTATCAGATGGGCCTCAGCAATATGCTGGAAGCCAATCCGGGCGTGGATGTTTATCTGCCTAAAGCTGGCACCAAAATGGTGATCCCACAGCAGCTGATTCTGCCTGACGCGCCGCGTGAAGGTATCGTGATCAACAGCGCGGAAATGCGTCTTTATTACTACCCGAAAGGCACCAAAACCGTTGTTGTGCTGCCTATCGGTATCGGCGAACTGGGTAAAGACACCCCAGTCAACTGGACGACCAGTGTTCAGCGTAAGAAAGCGGGACCAACCTGGACGCCGACCAAAGCGATGCATGCAGAATACGCTGCACGTGGCGAAAGCATTCCAGCCGTGTTCCCGGCGGGTCCAGATAACCCAATGGGTCTGTATGCGCTGTACATCGGCCGTCTTTATGCCGTGCATGGCACTAACGCCAACTTCGGTATCGGCCTGCGCGTGAGCCACGGCTGTGTGCGTCTGCGTGCTGATGATATCAAATGGCTGTTCGACAATGTGCCAGTGGGTACGCGCGTGCAGTTTATCGATCAGCCGGTGAAAGCCACCGTTGAGCCAGACGGTTCTCGTTATGTTGAGGTGCACAACCCACTCTCTACTACCGAAGAGCAATTTAACTCACGTGAAGTGGTGCCAATCACGCTGACCGCTGCCGTGACCAAAGTGATTGCCGATGCCAGCACCAACCAGGATGCCGTGAACAACGCTATCCAGGCGCGTAACGGTATGCCAACCAAGATCAACGGTCCACAGGGCGAAGTGATGCCTGCTCCAGTGCCGGTTCAGGAGTCTTCTGACGCACAGCCGAAAGAAGAGCCAATGACCCCGCAAGGCGCCAGCGCCGTTGCACCGCAAACTGATGCAGCCCCTGCTGCTCAACCTGCGACCGGCAACAGCCTGTAA
- a CDS encoding transporter has product MFQPVLPLASLPDFNNEVAGLIHGYLFTPEAPPQRLNAREASQLAQHELPESYFLWLHINLNHARAERWVQDHFSVDNDFFDEIHSASPRTRLAHQNDALLAVLNDVTFSKEERSTQNATLWIWCCAHVIVTARYRPVGMIERMHQQIDRLEFSEPDAMLLWLLGEQEAQLEQVVRRSSQAVDAIEERLLSAAIKTNRSELGHLRRMLLRVQRLLAPEPAALFRLLNRPPKWLKREPLSELRIFTEEFSVALSDLAGLMERIRLLQEEIAASLMEQSNRTLFLLTVITVLALPINIVAGFFGMNVGGIPLANNPHGFLLLVIVVLVFTLVAGWLALKRRM; this is encoded by the coding sequence ATGTTCCAGCCTGTCTTGCCGCTTGCCTCACTGCCGGATTTCAATAATGAAGTCGCTGGCCTTATTCATGGTTACTTATTCACACCGGAAGCGCCGCCACAAAGGCTTAACGCGCGTGAGGCCTCACAGCTTGCACAACATGAACTGCCCGAATCTTACTTTCTGTGGCTTCACATCAACCTTAACCACGCGCGCGCTGAGCGCTGGGTTCAGGACCACTTTAGTGTTGATAATGATTTTTTCGACGAGATACATTCCGCCTCGCCGCGCACCCGTTTAGCCCATCAAAACGATGCGCTGCTGGCGGTACTTAATGATGTGACTTTCAGTAAAGAAGAGCGCAGCACGCAGAACGCCACGCTGTGGATTTGGTGCTGTGCACACGTCATCGTCACTGCACGCTATCGGCCGGTGGGGATGATTGAACGCATGCACCAGCAAATTGACCGGCTGGAATTTAGCGAACCCGATGCGATGCTGTTGTGGCTGCTGGGCGAGCAGGAAGCACAGTTGGAGCAGGTGGTGCGCCGTTCCAGCCAGGCGGTGGATGCGATTGAAGAGCGGCTGCTCAGTGCGGCGATTAAAACCAACCGCAGCGAACTGGGGCACCTGCGGCGTATGTTGCTGCGTGTGCAACGTTTGCTGGCCCCTGAACCCGCGGCGCTGTTCCGTTTACTGAATCGTCCACCTAAATGGCTCAAGCGCGAACCGCTGTCAGAACTGCGCATTTTCACTGAAGAGTTCAGCGTCGCGCTCAGTGATTTGGCGGGGCTGATGGAGCGCATACGTTTGTTGCAGGAAGAGATTGCTGCCAGCCTGATGGAACAAAGCAACCGCACACTGTTCTTGCTGACGGTGATTACGGTGTTGGCGCTGCCGATTAATATCGTGGCGGGTTTTTTTGGCATGAACGTCGGCGGCATTCCGCTGGCGAACAATCCGCACGGATTTCTGCTGTTAGTGATTGTGGTGCTGGTGTTCACGCTGGTGGCAGGGTGGCTGGCGTTAAAGCGAAGAATGTAG
- a CDS encoding inorganic phosphate transporter, translated as MAENSLPASTSSSPSGRPNLNQGSGRVSRIIFLILLCAGLLFTAINLFNDVEETGAPVTSYTPFLLLGVALLIALGFEFVNGFHDTANAVATVIYTHSLSPGVAVVWSGFCNFLGVLLSSGVVAFGIISLLPVELILQAGSGNGFAMVYALLFSAIIWNLGTWYFGLPASSSHTLIGSIIGVGVANALLHGRSGTSGVDWDQAIKVGYALLLSPVVGFICAALLLLAMKAFIRNRQLYEAPKDNQPPPPWIRGLLILTCTGVSFAHGSNDGQKGMGLIMLILVGTMPIAYALNRSLPPDQIPRVAALTQVTEQQLLALQPPPAAMPAPREVLTEFVRTSQNRPQVLPALGMMLGDIGEQIRQYGSVENIPAQAVTNTRNDMYLASETIKHLQSAKVPVPEEIASNLTAVKKELDAATRFIPMWVKVVVAIALGLGTMVGWRRIVVTVGERIGKTHLTYAQGASAELVAMATIGAADVFGLPVSTTHVLSSGVAGSMAANKSGLQLSTIRNLALAWVLTLPVSVLLSGLLYALFIHL; from the coding sequence ATGGCTGAAAACAGTTTACCTGCATCGACATCATCGTCTCCCAGCGGACGTCCGAATCTTAACCAAGGCAGCGGTCGTGTCTCACGTATCATTTTCCTGATACTCCTGTGTGCCGGCCTGCTCTTTACCGCGATCAATCTGTTCAATGACGTAGAAGAGACCGGTGCGCCGGTCACCAGCTACACGCCGTTCCTGCTGCTGGGGGTCGCACTATTGATTGCCCTCGGCTTTGAGTTTGTGAACGGCTTCCATGACACCGCCAATGCCGTCGCAACGGTGATATACACCCACTCTCTGTCACCGGGTGTGGCCGTGGTGTGGTCTGGTTTCTGTAACTTCCTGGGCGTATTGCTCTCCAGCGGCGTGGTGGCGTTTGGCATCATTTCGCTGCTGCCCGTCGAGCTGATCCTGCAAGCGGGTAGCGGCAACGGCTTTGCCATGGTGTATGCCCTGCTGTTCTCCGCGATCATCTGGAACCTCGGCACCTGGTATTTCGGCTTGCCTGCGTCTTCCTCGCATACGCTGATTGGATCAATCATCGGTGTGGGCGTAGCCAATGCCCTGCTGCACGGTCGCAGTGGTACCAGCGGCGTAGACTGGGATCAGGCCATCAAAGTGGGCTACGCCCTGCTGCTGTCACCGGTGGTCGGCTTTATCTGCGCCGCCCTGCTGCTGTTGGCGATGAAAGCCTTTATCCGCAATCGCCAGCTGTATGAAGCGCCAAAAGACAACCAGCCACCGCCGCCGTGGATCCGTGGCCTGCTGATCCTGACCTGCACCGGCGTCTCCTTTGCCCACGGCTCGAATGATGGGCAGAAAGGGATGGGGCTGATTATGCTGATTCTGGTCGGCACCATGCCGATTGCCTATGCCCTGAACCGCTCACTGCCGCCAGACCAAATCCCGCGTGTTGCCGCGCTAACCCAGGTCACCGAACAGCAGTTACTGGCGCTGCAGCCGCCTCCCGCCGCGATGCCTGCTCCACGCGAAGTCCTGACGGAATTCGTGCGCACCAGCCAGAACCGCCCACAGGTTCTGCCTGCGCTGGGCATGATGCTGGGTGATATCGGCGAGCAAATTCGTCAGTACGGTTCGGTAGAGAACATTCCGGCCCAGGCGGTGACCAACACCCGTAACGATATGTACCTCGCCTCGGAAACCATCAAACATCTGCAATCCGCCAAAGTGCCGGTGCCAGAAGAGATCGCCAGTAACCTCACCGCGGTGAAGAAAGAACTGGATGCGGCCACACGCTTTATCCCGATGTGGGTAAAAGTGGTGGTGGCGATCGCCCTCGGCCTCGGCACCATGGTGGGTTGGCGTCGGATTGTGGTCACCGTGGGTGAACGTATTGGCAAAACCCATCTGACTTATGCCCAGGGTGCCAGTGCTGAATTAGTGGCCATGGCCACCATCGGTGCGGCTGACGTCTTCGGCTTGCCGGTCTCCACCACACACGTGCTCTCATCGGGCGTAGCCGGTTCTATGGCGGCCAACAAATCTGGCCTGCAGCTCTCCACCATCCGTAACCTCGCGCTGGCGTGGGTATTGACGCTGCCGGTATCAGTCTTACTTTCAGGGCTGCTTTACGCTCTGTTTATTCATCTGTAA